Below is a window of Nitrospira sp. DNA.
ATGGAGGCGATGGTGGCGACATCATCATGATCGCCTCTCATCGATTGACCACTCTGCTCGATCTTCGCTACCAGAACCATTATGAGGCTCAGGACGGGCGAGCCGGCGGGGGATCCAATTGTACGGGCCGTTCCGGAAAAGATCTGACCATCGCCGTTCCGGTCGGCACCATCGTCTATGACGATGAGACGAAAGAAACACTTGCGGATTTCATCGAAGACGGCCAAACGGCCGTCATCGCCCAAGGAGGGCGAGGCGGGAAAGGCAACAGTAACTTTGCCACCTCCGTCAATCGAGTGCCGACGAAATGTACCCCGGGCACTCCGGGTGAAGAACGAACATTGCGGCTTGAACTGAAACTACTCGCCGACGTCGGCCTGGTTGGTTTCCCCAACGCCGGCAAATCGACGCTCATCGCCGCCATATCGGCGGCGCGGCCCAAGATCGCCGACTATCCCTTCACCACTCTAATCCCCAATCTCGGCGTGGTCCGGTGGGGATCCGACCGAAGTTTTGTCGTGGCCGATATTCCCGGCCTGATCGAGGGCGCCCACGAGGGGAAAGGCTTGGGCGTACAGTTTCTCCGCCATATCGAACGCACCGCGTTCTTGCTCCACTTGATCGATGTGTCAGAATGGGCTCCTGACGATCCAGTGGTCGCTCTTGAGACCTTACGGCGGGAACTAGCCGCCTATGACCTGGAGCTGGCCAAACGTCCATCGGCTGTTGTCCCGACCAAGATCGATGTGATCGGCACGAGCGAACGACTTGCCCAGCTGCGGTCCTATTGTCACCTCAACGACTATCCCTGCTTGCCGATTTCCGCCGCCACGAACAACGGACTTAATGACTTGGTCACCTACCTCGGGAAACAGGTAGAGCGTTTGCGCAAGACGCCATGCGAGACAAACTCTTAATACAGGCTAAGCGAATCGTCATCAAGATCGGCAGCAGCCTGATCGCTTCGCGCGCAGAAGGGCTGCGTCCGCAACAAATCGAGCGATTGGCTGATGAAATCGCCGGGCTCCGAACAGAGGGTCGAGAAATCCTGGTGGTCTCGTCCGGTGCCATCGTCTCCGGTATCCAAAAATTGCAGCTGAAGGATTACCCGAAAAGCCTCCCTGTTAAGCAGGCAGCGGCAGCCGTAGGGCAGAGCCGGCTCATGTGGGCCTATGAAAAAGCGTTTGAACGTCTCAATATTCAAGTGGCGCAGATACTGCTCACCCATCAGGATCTCGCTGATCGCCGCCGATTCCTTAACGCTCGCCATACACTCGCGGCCCTCATCGGGTTCGGCATCGTGCCCATCATCAATGAAAATGATACCGTCGCGGTCGATGAAATCAGGGTCGGCGACAACGACACCCTCGCGAGCGAAGTGGCTCACCTGGCCGATGCGGACTTGCTGGTGATTCTCTCCGATGTCGACGGACTATATACGGAAGATCCGAGGAAGAACCCATCGGCGACATTGATTCCCCTGATTACGGAGATTACCCAGGATATCGATCGTCTGGCAGGAGTTTCCAGCACATTCGAAGGGACAGGCGGAATGGCAACCAAGCTTCGAGCAGCCAAGAAAGTCGGCGAGTATGGAATCTCGACTTTAGTTCTTAATGGCGAGCGGGCCGGACTCCTCCCAGCGGTCCTTGGAGGTGGGCCCGGGGGAAGTCTCTTTCTCGCCCGGGAACGTCGGCTGAACAGCCGTAAACATTGGATCGCTTTTACGCTTCGCTCCCGCGGTCAGGTCCATCTCGACCAGGGGGCGGTCGATGCCTTGATCAAACGAGGGAAAAGTTTGTTGGCATCGGGCATCCTTCAGGTGACAGGATCATTTGATGCCGGTGATCCGGTCAGTTGTCTCGATACAGATGGAAAGGAATTCGCCAGAGGCCTGGTGAACGTTTCGTCCGACTTATTAGGTCAGATGAAAGGCCTCAAGACAGCGGCCATTCATGAGCAGTTCGGCCTCCAAGAGTATGAGGAAGTCATCCATCGAGACAACCTTGTCATTCTCTAAGTGTTGAGCTGTGACTGCTGCGGTATGAGTTTTCCGGAATCCAAACACTCGCCACTCGCCACTCGCCACTCACGACTAAGACTGGGCCTGCTCGGCGGAAGCTTCAATCCTATTCATAACTGCCATCTGACCATTGCTCATCACGTACATGAATGTATACAGCTCTCCCAGATTTTATTCATCCCGACCGGTGACCCACCTCATAAACAGGACGGCTCACTGGCGCCGGCGAACGTTCGCATTGACATGGTACGTCTTGCGATCGCCGACAACCCGCTTTTCATGGTATCGGATACCGAG
It encodes the following:
- the obgE gene encoding GTPase ObgE, producing the protein MFVDEVHITVQAGRGGNGICSFRREMFVPRGGPDGGDGGDGGDIIMIASHRLTTLLDLRYQNHYEAQDGRAGGGSNCTGRSGKDLTIAVPVGTIVYDDETKETLADFIEDGQTAVIAQGGRGGKGNSNFATSVNRVPTKCTPGTPGEERTLRLELKLLADVGLVGFPNAGKSTLIAAISAARPKIADYPFTTLIPNLGVVRWGSDRSFVVADIPGLIEGAHEGKGLGVQFLRHIERTAFLLHLIDVSEWAPDDPVVALETLRRELAAYDLELAKRPSAVVPTKIDVIGTSERLAQLRSYCHLNDYPCLPISAATNNGLNDLVTYLGKQVERLRKTPCETNS
- the proB gene encoding glutamate 5-kinase, with protein sequence MRDKLLIQAKRIVIKIGSSLIASRAEGLRPQQIERLADEIAGLRTEGREILVVSSGAIVSGIQKLQLKDYPKSLPVKQAAAAVGQSRLMWAYEKAFERLNIQVAQILLTHQDLADRRRFLNARHTLAALIGFGIVPIINENDTVAVDEIRVGDNDTLASEVAHLADADLLVILSDVDGLYTEDPRKNPSATLIPLITEITQDIDRLAGVSSTFEGTGGMATKLRAAKKVGEYGISTLVLNGERAGLLPAVLGGGPGGSLFLARERRLNSRKHWIAFTLRSRGQVHLDQGAVDALIKRGKSLLASGILQVTGSFDAGDPVSCLDTDGKEFARGLVNVSSDLLGQMKGLKTAAIHEQFGLQEYEEVIHRDNLVIL